One part of the Microtus ochrogaster isolate Prairie Vole_2 chromosome 18, MicOch1.0, whole genome shotgun sequence genome encodes these proteins:
- the LOC102002760 gene encoding bromodomain-containing protein 8 isoform X2 produces the protein MATGTGKHKLLSTGPTEPWSIREKLCLASSVMRSGDQNWVSVSRAIKPFAEPGRPPDWFSQKHCASQYSELLETTETPKRKRGEKGEVVETVEDVIVRKLTAERVEELKKVIKETQERYRRLKRDAELIQAGHMDSRLDELCNDIAMKKKLEEEEAEVKRKATDAAYQARQAVKTPPRRLPTVMVRSPIDSASPGGDYPLGDLTPNTMEEATSGVTPGTLPSTPVTSFPGIPDTLPPGSAPLEAPMTPVTDDSPQKKMLGQKATPPPSPLLSELLKKGSLLPTSPRLVNESEMSGHLNSTGVLLEVGGVLPMIHGGEIQPTTSAVAASPAASGAPTLSRLLEAGPTQFTTPLPSFTTVASEPPVKLVPPPVESVSQATIVMMPALPTPSSAPAGSTPENVAPVSQPDPCVPCDAVGDPHTVTVSMDSSEISMIINSIKEECFRSGVAEAPGGSKAPSIDGKEDLDLAEKMDIAVSYTGEELDFETVGDIIAIIEDKVDDHPEVLDVAAVEAALSFCEENDDPQSLPGPWEHPIQQEREKPAPLPAPEMTVKQERLDFEETENKGIHDLVDIRESGVEIKMEPAEPEPGMSGAEIVAGVGPVSSMAPPELRSQDLDEEPRSSAGGEIGETDGSSGKDDEMPLSTVKTEASPESLLSPSHGSNPIEDPLEDPHKFEISDSLKEESGTIFGSQIKDAPGDEEEEDGVSEVASLEEPKEEDQGEGYLSEMDNEPPVSESDDGFSIHNATLQSHTLADSIPSSPASSQFSVCSEDQEAIQAQKIWKKAIMLVWRAAANHRYANVFLQPVTDDIAPGYHSIVQRPMDLSTIKKNIENGLIRSTAEFQRDIMLMFQNAVMYNSSDHDVYHMAVEMQRDVLEQIQQFLATQLIMQTSESGISAKSLRGRDSTRKQDASEKDSVPMGSPAFLLSLFDGGTRGRRCAIEADMKMKK, from the exons ATGGCGACCGGAACAGGCA AGCACAAGCTGCTGAGTACTGGCCCGACAGAGCCATGGTCCATCCGAGAGAAGTTGTGTTTAGCATCTTCTGTTATGAGGAGTGGAGATCAGAACTG GGTATCAGTTAGCAGAGCGATCAAGCCTTTTGCAGAACCTGGCCGGCCTCCAGACTGGTTTTCTCAAAAA cATTGTGCTTCTCAGTATTCAGAGCTCTTAGAGACTACTGAGACTCCAAA ACGGAAACGTggtgagaaaggagaagtggTAGAAACTGTTGAAGATGTTATTGTTCGGAAACTGACTGCTGAGAGAGTTGAGGAACTGAAGAAGGTGATCAAGGAAACACAGGAGAGATACAG gcGACTAAAAAGAGATGCTGAACTAATTCAAGCTGGACACATGGACAGCAGACTGGATGAGCTTTGCAATGACATTGCAAT gaagaagaaattggaggaagaagaggctgaAGTAAAAAGGAAGGCTACAGATGCTGCATACCAGG CTCGGCAAGCAGTAAAAACACCTCCTCGAAGGCTACCAACTGTGATGGTCCGTTCACCTATAGATTCTGCCTCCCCAGGAGGTGATTATCCACTTGGAGACTTGACTCCAAACACTATGGAAGAGGCTACCTCTGGG GTAACCCCTGGGACTTTGCCGAGTACCCCAGTCACCTCGTTTCCTGGGATTCctgacacccttcctccaggcTCTGCACCCTTAGAAGCCCCCATGACCCCAGTAACAGATGATTCACCCCAGAAAAAGATGCTTGGACAGAAAGCAACTCCacccccctcccctctgctgtcAGAGCTCTTGAAGAAGGGCAGCCTCCTGCCTACTAGCCCCAGACTG GTCAATGAGAGTGAGATGTCTGGCCACCTGAACAGCACAGGTGTTCTCCTGGAGGTAGGCGGGGTTCTTCCCATGATACATGGTGGGGAGATACAGCCAACAACCAGTGCCGTTGCAGCCTCCCCTGCTGCCTCAG GTGCTCCCACTCTTTCCCGGCTTTTAGAAGCTGGTCCTACACAGTTCAccactcctcttccttccttcactaCTGTTGCCAGTGAGCCTCCAGTTAAACTTGTGCCACCCCCTGTAGAGTCTGTGTCCCAGGCTACCATTGTCATGATGCCTGCGCTGCCAACACCATCCTCTGCTCCGGCTGGCTCCACTCCTGAAAATGTAGCTCCAG TGAGTCAGCCTGACCCCTGTGTTCCCTGTGATGCCGTGGGGGATCCACATACTGTGACTGTTTCCATGGATAGCAGTGAAATCTCCATGATCATTAATTCTATCAAAGAAGAGTGTTTCCGATCAGGGGTAGCAGAGGCTCCTGGTGGATCAAAGGCTCCAAGCATAGATGGAAAGGAAGATTTAGATCTGGCTGAGAAGATGGATATTGCTGTGTCTTACACAGGTGAAGAGTTGGATTTTGAAACAGTTGGAGACATTATTGCCATCATTGAAGACAAG GTCGATGATCACCCTGAAGTGCTGGATGTGGCAGCTGTAGAAGCAGCACTATCATTCTGTGAAGAAAATGATGATCCGCAGTCCCTACCTGGCCCTTGGGAACACCCTATCCAGCAGGAGCGGGAAAAGCCAGCACCTCTTCCGGCACCAGAAATGACAGTCAAACAAGAGAGACTAGACtttgaggaaacagaaaacaaaggcatCCATGACCTGGTAGACATCAGGGAATCAGGTGTTGAGATTAAGATGGAACCTgcagagccagagccaggcatGTCAGGGGCTGAGATAGTAGCTGGAGTTGGTCCAGTCTCAagtatggcaccaccagaactcAGGAGTCAAGACTTAGATGAAGAACCTAGAAGTTCTGCAGGTGGAGAGATTGGTGAAACAGATGGTTCCAGTGGGAAAGACGATGAGATGCCACTTTCAACTGTGAAGACAGAG GCATCTCCTGAAAGCTTGTTGTCTCCATCACATGGTTCAAATCCAATTGAAGATCCTTTAGAGGATCCGCACAAATTTGAAATATCAG ACTCATTGAAAGAAGAATCAGGGACTATTTTTGGAAGCCAGATAAAG GATGCTCCAggtgatgaggaggaagaagatggagtcagtgaAGTAGCTAGCCTAGAGGAGCCTAAGGAAGAGGATCAAGGAGAAGGCTATTTGTCTGAGATGGATAATGAACCCCCTGTGAGCGAAAGTGATGATGGCTTTAGCATACATAATGCTACACTGCAGTCACACACACTGGCAGACTCTATCCCAAGTAGCCCTGCCTCTTCACAGTT CTCTGTGTGCAGTGAAGACCAAGAAGCAATTCAGGCTcagaaaatatggaagaaagcCATTATGCTTGTGTGGAGGGCTGCAGCAAATCATAG GTATGCCAATGTGTTCCTGCAACCTGTTACAGATGACATAGCACCTGGCTACCATAGCATTGTGCAGAG acctaTGGATTTGTCAACcattaagaaaaacattgaaaatggACTGATCCGCAGCACAGCTGAGTTTCAGCGTGACATCATGCTGATGTTTCAGAATGCTGTTATGTATAATAGCTCAGACCATGATGTATATCACATGGCAGTAGAGATGCAGAGAGATGTCCTGGAACAGATCCAG
- the LOC102002760 gene encoding bromodomain-containing protein 8 isoform X4, protein MATGTGKHKLLSTGPTEPWSIREKLCLASSVMRSGDQNWVSVSRAIKPFAEPGRPPDWFSQKHCASQYSELLETTETPKRKRGEKGEVVETVEDVIVRKLTAERVEELKKVIKETQERYRRLKRDAELIQAGHMDSRLDELCNDIAMKKKLEEEEAEVKRKATDAAYQARQAVKTPPRRLPTVMVRSPIDSASPGGDYPLGDLTPNTMEEATSGVNESEMSGHLNSTGVLLEVGGVLPMIHGGEIQPTTSAVAASPAASGAPTLSRLLEAGPTQFTTPLPSFTTVASEPPVKLVPPPVESVSQATIVMMPALPTPSSAPAGSTPENVAPVSQPDPCVPCDAVGDPHTVTVSMDSSEISMIINSIKEECFRSGVAEAPGGSKAPSIDGKEDLDLAEKMDIAVSYTGEELDFETVGDIIAIIEDKVDDHPEVLDVAAVEAALSFCEENDDPQSLPGPWEHPIQQEREKPAPLPAPEMTVKQERLDFEETENKGIHDLVDIRESGVEIKMEPAEPEPGMSGAEIVAGVGPVSSMAPPELRSQDLDEEPRSSAGGEIGETDGSSGKDDEMPLSTVKTEASPESLLSPSHGSNPIEDPLEDPHKFEISDSLKEESGTIFGSQIKDAPGDEEEEDGVSEVASLEEPKEEDQGEGYLSEMDNEPPVSESDDGFSIHNATLQSHTLADSIPSSPASSQFSVCSEDQEAIQAQKIWKKAIMLVWRAAANHRYANVFLQPVTDDIAPGYHSIVQRPMDLSTIKKNIENGLIRSTAEFQRDIMLMFQNAVMYNSSDHDVYHMAVEMQRDVLEQIQQFLATQLIMQTSESGISAKSLRGRDSTRKQDASEKDSVPMGSPAFLLSLFDGGTRGRRCAIEADMKMKK, encoded by the exons ATGGCGACCGGAACAGGCA AGCACAAGCTGCTGAGTACTGGCCCGACAGAGCCATGGTCCATCCGAGAGAAGTTGTGTTTAGCATCTTCTGTTATGAGGAGTGGAGATCAGAACTG GGTATCAGTTAGCAGAGCGATCAAGCCTTTTGCAGAACCTGGCCGGCCTCCAGACTGGTTTTCTCAAAAA cATTGTGCTTCTCAGTATTCAGAGCTCTTAGAGACTACTGAGACTCCAAA ACGGAAACGTggtgagaaaggagaagtggTAGAAACTGTTGAAGATGTTATTGTTCGGAAACTGACTGCTGAGAGAGTTGAGGAACTGAAGAAGGTGATCAAGGAAACACAGGAGAGATACAG gcGACTAAAAAGAGATGCTGAACTAATTCAAGCTGGACACATGGACAGCAGACTGGATGAGCTTTGCAATGACATTGCAAT gaagaagaaattggaggaagaagaggctgaAGTAAAAAGGAAGGCTACAGATGCTGCATACCAGG CTCGGCAAGCAGTAAAAACACCTCCTCGAAGGCTACCAACTGTGATGGTCCGTTCACCTATAGATTCTGCCTCCCCAGGAGGTGATTATCCACTTGGAGACTTGACTCCAAACACTATGGAAGAGGCTACCTCTGGG GTCAATGAGAGTGAGATGTCTGGCCACCTGAACAGCACAGGTGTTCTCCTGGAGGTAGGCGGGGTTCTTCCCATGATACATGGTGGGGAGATACAGCCAACAACCAGTGCCGTTGCAGCCTCCCCTGCTGCCTCAG GTGCTCCCACTCTTTCCCGGCTTTTAGAAGCTGGTCCTACACAGTTCAccactcctcttccttccttcactaCTGTTGCCAGTGAGCCTCCAGTTAAACTTGTGCCACCCCCTGTAGAGTCTGTGTCCCAGGCTACCATTGTCATGATGCCTGCGCTGCCAACACCATCCTCTGCTCCGGCTGGCTCCACTCCTGAAAATGTAGCTCCAG TGAGTCAGCCTGACCCCTGTGTTCCCTGTGATGCCGTGGGGGATCCACATACTGTGACTGTTTCCATGGATAGCAGTGAAATCTCCATGATCATTAATTCTATCAAAGAAGAGTGTTTCCGATCAGGGGTAGCAGAGGCTCCTGGTGGATCAAAGGCTCCAAGCATAGATGGAAAGGAAGATTTAGATCTGGCTGAGAAGATGGATATTGCTGTGTCTTACACAGGTGAAGAGTTGGATTTTGAAACAGTTGGAGACATTATTGCCATCATTGAAGACAAG GTCGATGATCACCCTGAAGTGCTGGATGTGGCAGCTGTAGAAGCAGCACTATCATTCTGTGAAGAAAATGATGATCCGCAGTCCCTACCTGGCCCTTGGGAACACCCTATCCAGCAGGAGCGGGAAAAGCCAGCACCTCTTCCGGCACCAGAAATGACAGTCAAACAAGAGAGACTAGACtttgaggaaacagaaaacaaaggcatCCATGACCTGGTAGACATCAGGGAATCAGGTGTTGAGATTAAGATGGAACCTgcagagccagagccaggcatGTCAGGGGCTGAGATAGTAGCTGGAGTTGGTCCAGTCTCAagtatggcaccaccagaactcAGGAGTCAAGACTTAGATGAAGAACCTAGAAGTTCTGCAGGTGGAGAGATTGGTGAAACAGATGGTTCCAGTGGGAAAGACGATGAGATGCCACTTTCAACTGTGAAGACAGAG GCATCTCCTGAAAGCTTGTTGTCTCCATCACATGGTTCAAATCCAATTGAAGATCCTTTAGAGGATCCGCACAAATTTGAAATATCAG ACTCATTGAAAGAAGAATCAGGGACTATTTTTGGAAGCCAGATAAAG GATGCTCCAggtgatgaggaggaagaagatggagtcagtgaAGTAGCTAGCCTAGAGGAGCCTAAGGAAGAGGATCAAGGAGAAGGCTATTTGTCTGAGATGGATAATGAACCCCCTGTGAGCGAAAGTGATGATGGCTTTAGCATACATAATGCTACACTGCAGTCACACACACTGGCAGACTCTATCCCAAGTAGCCCTGCCTCTTCACAGTT CTCTGTGTGCAGTGAAGACCAAGAAGCAATTCAGGCTcagaaaatatggaagaaagcCATTATGCTTGTGTGGAGGGCTGCAGCAAATCATAG GTATGCCAATGTGTTCCTGCAACCTGTTACAGATGACATAGCACCTGGCTACCATAGCATTGTGCAGAG acctaTGGATTTGTCAACcattaagaaaaacattgaaaatggACTGATCCGCAGCACAGCTGAGTTTCAGCGTGACATCATGCTGATGTTTCAGAATGCTGTTATGTATAATAGCTCAGACCATGATGTATATCACATGGCAGTAGAGATGCAGAGAGATGTCCTGGAACAGATCCAG
- the LOC102002760 gene encoding bromodomain-containing protein 8 isoform X3: MAAAWRRDEPEAAEKQPRSLCVLGALEEHKLLSTGPTEPWSIREKLCLASSVMRSGDQNWVSVSRAIKPFAEPGRPPDWFSQKHCASQYSELLETTETPKRKRGEKGEVVETVEDVIVRKLTAERVEELKKVIKETQERYRRLKRDAELIQAGHMDSRLDELCNDIAMKKKLEEEEAEVKRKATDAAYQARQAVKTPPRRLPTVMVRSPIDSASPGGDYPLGDLTPNTMEEATSGVNESEMSGHLNSTGVLLEVGGVLPMIHGGEIQPTTSAVAASPAASGAPTLSRLLEAGPTQFTTPLPSFTTVASEPPVKLVPPPVESVSQATIVMMPALPTPSSAPAGSTPENVAPVSQPDPCVPCDAVGDPHTVTVSMDSSEISMIINSIKEECFRSGVAEAPGGSKAPSIDGKEDLDLAEKMDIAVSYTGEELDFETVGDIIAIIEDKVDDHPEVLDVAAVEAALSFCEENDDPQSLPGPWEHPIQQEREKPAPLPAPEMTVKQERLDFEETENKGIHDLVDIRESGVEIKMEPAEPEPGMSGAEIVAGVGPVSSMAPPELRSQDLDEEPRSSAGGEIGETDGSSGKDDEMPLSTVKTEASPESLLSPSHGSNPIEDPLEDPHKFEISDSLKEESGTIFGSQIKDAPGDEEEEDGVSEVASLEEPKEEDQGEGYLSEMDNEPPVSESDDGFSIHNATLQSHTLADSIPSSPASSQFSVCSEDQEAIQAQKIWKKAIMLVWRAAANHRYANVFLQPVTDDIAPGYHSIVQRPMDLSTIKKNIENGLIRSTAEFQRDIMLMFQNAVMYNSSDHDVYHMAVEMQRDVLEQIQQFLATQLIMQTSESGISAKSLRGRDSTRKQDASEKDSVPMGSPAFLLSLFDGGTRGRRCAIEADMKMKK; encoded by the exons ATGGCCGCCGCCTGGCGGAGGGATGAACCCGAGGCTGCAGAGAAGCAGCCGCGAAGCCTTTGTGTGCTTGGCGCGCTCGAGG AGCACAAGCTGCTGAGTACTGGCCCGACAGAGCCATGGTCCATCCGAGAGAAGTTGTGTTTAGCATCTTCTGTTATGAGGAGTGGAGATCAGAACTG GGTATCAGTTAGCAGAGCGATCAAGCCTTTTGCAGAACCTGGCCGGCCTCCAGACTGGTTTTCTCAAAAA cATTGTGCTTCTCAGTATTCAGAGCTCTTAGAGACTACTGAGACTCCAAA ACGGAAACGTggtgagaaaggagaagtggTAGAAACTGTTGAAGATGTTATTGTTCGGAAACTGACTGCTGAGAGAGTTGAGGAACTGAAGAAGGTGATCAAGGAAACACAGGAGAGATACAG gcGACTAAAAAGAGATGCTGAACTAATTCAAGCTGGACACATGGACAGCAGACTGGATGAGCTTTGCAATGACATTGCAAT gaagaagaaattggaggaagaagaggctgaAGTAAAAAGGAAGGCTACAGATGCTGCATACCAGG CTCGGCAAGCAGTAAAAACACCTCCTCGAAGGCTACCAACTGTGATGGTCCGTTCACCTATAGATTCTGCCTCCCCAGGAGGTGATTATCCACTTGGAGACTTGACTCCAAACACTATGGAAGAGGCTACCTCTGGG GTCAATGAGAGTGAGATGTCTGGCCACCTGAACAGCACAGGTGTTCTCCTGGAGGTAGGCGGGGTTCTTCCCATGATACATGGTGGGGAGATACAGCCAACAACCAGTGCCGTTGCAGCCTCCCCTGCTGCCTCAG GTGCTCCCACTCTTTCCCGGCTTTTAGAAGCTGGTCCTACACAGTTCAccactcctcttccttccttcactaCTGTTGCCAGTGAGCCTCCAGTTAAACTTGTGCCACCCCCTGTAGAGTCTGTGTCCCAGGCTACCATTGTCATGATGCCTGCGCTGCCAACACCATCCTCTGCTCCGGCTGGCTCCACTCCTGAAAATGTAGCTCCAG TGAGTCAGCCTGACCCCTGTGTTCCCTGTGATGCCGTGGGGGATCCACATACTGTGACTGTTTCCATGGATAGCAGTGAAATCTCCATGATCATTAATTCTATCAAAGAAGAGTGTTTCCGATCAGGGGTAGCAGAGGCTCCTGGTGGATCAAAGGCTCCAAGCATAGATGGAAAGGAAGATTTAGATCTGGCTGAGAAGATGGATATTGCTGTGTCTTACACAGGTGAAGAGTTGGATTTTGAAACAGTTGGAGACATTATTGCCATCATTGAAGACAAG GTCGATGATCACCCTGAAGTGCTGGATGTGGCAGCTGTAGAAGCAGCACTATCATTCTGTGAAGAAAATGATGATCCGCAGTCCCTACCTGGCCCTTGGGAACACCCTATCCAGCAGGAGCGGGAAAAGCCAGCACCTCTTCCGGCACCAGAAATGACAGTCAAACAAGAGAGACTAGACtttgaggaaacagaaaacaaaggcatCCATGACCTGGTAGACATCAGGGAATCAGGTGTTGAGATTAAGATGGAACCTgcagagccagagccaggcatGTCAGGGGCTGAGATAGTAGCTGGAGTTGGTCCAGTCTCAagtatggcaccaccagaactcAGGAGTCAAGACTTAGATGAAGAACCTAGAAGTTCTGCAGGTGGAGAGATTGGTGAAACAGATGGTTCCAGTGGGAAAGACGATGAGATGCCACTTTCAACTGTGAAGACAGAG GCATCTCCTGAAAGCTTGTTGTCTCCATCACATGGTTCAAATCCAATTGAAGATCCTTTAGAGGATCCGCACAAATTTGAAATATCAG ACTCATTGAAAGAAGAATCAGGGACTATTTTTGGAAGCCAGATAAAG GATGCTCCAggtgatgaggaggaagaagatggagtcagtgaAGTAGCTAGCCTAGAGGAGCCTAAGGAAGAGGATCAAGGAGAAGGCTATTTGTCTGAGATGGATAATGAACCCCCTGTGAGCGAAAGTGATGATGGCTTTAGCATACATAATGCTACACTGCAGTCACACACACTGGCAGACTCTATCCCAAGTAGCCCTGCCTCTTCACAGTT CTCTGTGTGCAGTGAAGACCAAGAAGCAATTCAGGCTcagaaaatatggaagaaagcCATTATGCTTGTGTGGAGGGCTGCAGCAAATCATAG GTATGCCAATGTGTTCCTGCAACCTGTTACAGATGACATAGCACCTGGCTACCATAGCATTGTGCAGAG acctaTGGATTTGTCAACcattaagaaaaacattgaaaatggACTGATCCGCAGCACAGCTGAGTTTCAGCGTGACATCATGCTGATGTTTCAGAATGCTGTTATGTATAATAGCTCAGACCATGATGTATATCACATGGCAGTAGAGATGCAGAGAGATGTCCTGGAACAGATCCAG
- the LOC102002760 gene encoding bromodomain-containing protein 8 isoform X1 → MAAAWRRDEPEAAEKQPRSLCVLGALEEHKLLSTGPTEPWSIREKLCLASSVMRSGDQNWVSVSRAIKPFAEPGRPPDWFSQKHCASQYSELLETTETPKRKRGEKGEVVETVEDVIVRKLTAERVEELKKVIKETQERYRRLKRDAELIQAGHMDSRLDELCNDIAMKKKLEEEEAEVKRKATDAAYQARQAVKTPPRRLPTVMVRSPIDSASPGGDYPLGDLTPNTMEEATSGVTPGTLPSTPVTSFPGIPDTLPPGSAPLEAPMTPVTDDSPQKKMLGQKATPPPSPLLSELLKKGSLLPTSPRLVNESEMSGHLNSTGVLLEVGGVLPMIHGGEIQPTTSAVAASPAASGAPTLSRLLEAGPTQFTTPLPSFTTVASEPPVKLVPPPVESVSQATIVMMPALPTPSSAPAGSTPENVAPVSQPDPCVPCDAVGDPHTVTVSMDSSEISMIINSIKEECFRSGVAEAPGGSKAPSIDGKEDLDLAEKMDIAVSYTGEELDFETVGDIIAIIEDKVDDHPEVLDVAAVEAALSFCEENDDPQSLPGPWEHPIQQEREKPAPLPAPEMTVKQERLDFEETENKGIHDLVDIRESGVEIKMEPAEPEPGMSGAEIVAGVGPVSSMAPPELRSQDLDEEPRSSAGGEIGETDGSSGKDDEMPLSTVKTEASPESLLSPSHGSNPIEDPLEDPHKFEISDSLKEESGTIFGSQIKDAPGDEEEEDGVSEVASLEEPKEEDQGEGYLSEMDNEPPVSESDDGFSIHNATLQSHTLADSIPSSPASSQFSVCSEDQEAIQAQKIWKKAIMLVWRAAANHRYANVFLQPVTDDIAPGYHSIVQRPMDLSTIKKNIENGLIRSTAEFQRDIMLMFQNAVMYNSSDHDVYHMAVEMQRDVLEQIQQFLATQLIMQTSESGISAKSLRGRDSTRKQDASEKDSVPMGSPAFLLSLFDGGTRGRRCAIEADMKMKK, encoded by the exons ATGGCCGCCGCCTGGCGGAGGGATGAACCCGAGGCTGCAGAGAAGCAGCCGCGAAGCCTTTGTGTGCTTGGCGCGCTCGAGG AGCACAAGCTGCTGAGTACTGGCCCGACAGAGCCATGGTCCATCCGAGAGAAGTTGTGTTTAGCATCTTCTGTTATGAGGAGTGGAGATCAGAACTG GGTATCAGTTAGCAGAGCGATCAAGCCTTTTGCAGAACCTGGCCGGCCTCCAGACTGGTTTTCTCAAAAA cATTGTGCTTCTCAGTATTCAGAGCTCTTAGAGACTACTGAGACTCCAAA ACGGAAACGTggtgagaaaggagaagtggTAGAAACTGTTGAAGATGTTATTGTTCGGAAACTGACTGCTGAGAGAGTTGAGGAACTGAAGAAGGTGATCAAGGAAACACAGGAGAGATACAG gcGACTAAAAAGAGATGCTGAACTAATTCAAGCTGGACACATGGACAGCAGACTGGATGAGCTTTGCAATGACATTGCAAT gaagaagaaattggaggaagaagaggctgaAGTAAAAAGGAAGGCTACAGATGCTGCATACCAGG CTCGGCAAGCAGTAAAAACACCTCCTCGAAGGCTACCAACTGTGATGGTCCGTTCACCTATAGATTCTGCCTCCCCAGGAGGTGATTATCCACTTGGAGACTTGACTCCAAACACTATGGAAGAGGCTACCTCTGGG GTAACCCCTGGGACTTTGCCGAGTACCCCAGTCACCTCGTTTCCTGGGATTCctgacacccttcctccaggcTCTGCACCCTTAGAAGCCCCCATGACCCCAGTAACAGATGATTCACCCCAGAAAAAGATGCTTGGACAGAAAGCAACTCCacccccctcccctctgctgtcAGAGCTCTTGAAGAAGGGCAGCCTCCTGCCTACTAGCCCCAGACTG GTCAATGAGAGTGAGATGTCTGGCCACCTGAACAGCACAGGTGTTCTCCTGGAGGTAGGCGGGGTTCTTCCCATGATACATGGTGGGGAGATACAGCCAACAACCAGTGCCGTTGCAGCCTCCCCTGCTGCCTCAG GTGCTCCCACTCTTTCCCGGCTTTTAGAAGCTGGTCCTACACAGTTCAccactcctcttccttccttcactaCTGTTGCCAGTGAGCCTCCAGTTAAACTTGTGCCACCCCCTGTAGAGTCTGTGTCCCAGGCTACCATTGTCATGATGCCTGCGCTGCCAACACCATCCTCTGCTCCGGCTGGCTCCACTCCTGAAAATGTAGCTCCAG TGAGTCAGCCTGACCCCTGTGTTCCCTGTGATGCCGTGGGGGATCCACATACTGTGACTGTTTCCATGGATAGCAGTGAAATCTCCATGATCATTAATTCTATCAAAGAAGAGTGTTTCCGATCAGGGGTAGCAGAGGCTCCTGGTGGATCAAAGGCTCCAAGCATAGATGGAAAGGAAGATTTAGATCTGGCTGAGAAGATGGATATTGCTGTGTCTTACACAGGTGAAGAGTTGGATTTTGAAACAGTTGGAGACATTATTGCCATCATTGAAGACAAG GTCGATGATCACCCTGAAGTGCTGGATGTGGCAGCTGTAGAAGCAGCACTATCATTCTGTGAAGAAAATGATGATCCGCAGTCCCTACCTGGCCCTTGGGAACACCCTATCCAGCAGGAGCGGGAAAAGCCAGCACCTCTTCCGGCACCAGAAATGACAGTCAAACAAGAGAGACTAGACtttgaggaaacagaaaacaaaggcatCCATGACCTGGTAGACATCAGGGAATCAGGTGTTGAGATTAAGATGGAACCTgcagagccagagccaggcatGTCAGGGGCTGAGATAGTAGCTGGAGTTGGTCCAGTCTCAagtatggcaccaccagaactcAGGAGTCAAGACTTAGATGAAGAACCTAGAAGTTCTGCAGGTGGAGAGATTGGTGAAACAGATGGTTCCAGTGGGAAAGACGATGAGATGCCACTTTCAACTGTGAAGACAGAG GCATCTCCTGAAAGCTTGTTGTCTCCATCACATGGTTCAAATCCAATTGAAGATCCTTTAGAGGATCCGCACAAATTTGAAATATCAG ACTCATTGAAAGAAGAATCAGGGACTATTTTTGGAAGCCAGATAAAG GATGCTCCAggtgatgaggaggaagaagatggagtcagtgaAGTAGCTAGCCTAGAGGAGCCTAAGGAAGAGGATCAAGGAGAAGGCTATTTGTCTGAGATGGATAATGAACCCCCTGTGAGCGAAAGTGATGATGGCTTTAGCATACATAATGCTACACTGCAGTCACACACACTGGCAGACTCTATCCCAAGTAGCCCTGCCTCTTCACAGTT CTCTGTGTGCAGTGAAGACCAAGAAGCAATTCAGGCTcagaaaatatggaagaaagcCATTATGCTTGTGTGGAGGGCTGCAGCAAATCATAG GTATGCCAATGTGTTCCTGCAACCTGTTACAGATGACATAGCACCTGGCTACCATAGCATTGTGCAGAG acctaTGGATTTGTCAACcattaagaaaaacattgaaaatggACTGATCCGCAGCACAGCTGAGTTTCAGCGTGACATCATGCTGATGTTTCAGAATGCTGTTATGTATAATAGCTCAGACCATGATGTATATCACATGGCAGTAGAGATGCAGAGAGATGTCCTGGAACAGATCCAG